The proteins below come from a single Longimicrobium sp. genomic window:
- the tatC gene encoding twin-arginine translocase subunit TatC — protein sequence MLKRKNPSGDEMPFLDHLEELRWRLLWSLLAVVVGAGVGFLLVMKLNVLGILIDPIEPFLHGSRLKYLSPTDPFFITVKLAIVVGLLLASPVLIYQVWAFFGPALLPHEKRVIVPSLYMGLVLFGLGVWSAYKIVLPMTLKFTMGFQTEALEQAITIGPYLDVVTRVLLAFGTVFELPVVILILSALGLVTPEFLASKRKHAILIITVVASLLTPGDVITLTLMMMVPLVFLYEFSIVLSRMVTRRRAAATAASA from the coding sequence ATGCTCAAGCGGAAGAACCCGAGCGGCGACGAGATGCCGTTCCTGGACCACCTGGAGGAGCTGCGCTGGAGGCTGCTGTGGAGCCTCCTCGCCGTCGTGGTGGGGGCGGGAGTCGGGTTCCTGCTGGTGATGAAGCTGAACGTGCTCGGCATCCTCATCGACCCGATCGAGCCCTTCCTGCACGGCAGCCGGCTCAAGTACCTGAGCCCCACCGACCCGTTCTTCATCACGGTGAAGCTGGCGATCGTGGTGGGGCTCCTACTCGCCTCGCCCGTGCTGATCTACCAGGTGTGGGCGTTCTTTGGGCCGGCGCTCCTCCCGCACGAGAAGCGGGTGATCGTGCCGTCGCTGTACATGGGGCTCGTGCTCTTTGGGCTGGGCGTGTGGTCGGCGTACAAGATCGTGCTGCCGATGACGCTCAAGTTCACCATGGGCTTCCAGACCGAGGCGCTGGAGCAGGCCATCACCATCGGGCCGTACCTGGACGTGGTCACGCGCGTGCTGCTGGCGTTCGGGACGGTGTTCGAGCTTCCCGTGGTGATCCTGATCCTCTCCGCGCTCGGGCTGGTGACGCCGGAGTTCCTGGCCTCCAAGCGGAAGCACGCCATCCTCATCATCACCGTCGTGGCGTCGCTGCTCACTCCGGGCGACGTGATCACGCTGACGCTGATGATGATGGTGCCGCTCGTCTTCCTCTACGAGTTCAGCATCGTGCTCTCGCGCATGGTGACGCGGCGCCGGGCGGCCGCGACGGCCGCGAGCGCGTGA